The Cognaticolwellia beringensis genome segment CCTTAATATGTGCTGGCATATCATCGGGGCCTTCATAGGTGTGACGATAATAAGGGGCATTTTCAGGCACGAATTGATTGAAATGACGCTCCATATCATCACGAACAGTTGGATCGGCATTTTCATTAATAGTGAGTGATGCGGATGAGTGTTTAATGAAAAGGTGTAACAAGCCTATTTTAACAGGAAAAAACTCAGCCAATACCTGTTCAATATCTGCTGTGATCAAATGAAAACCCCGTTGATAAGGTTTTAGCGTTAACTCTACTTGTTGCCACATAAATTTAGCACCTATTTTGCCTTGAACATCGTCATTCTTTCATATGATGTGCAAGGATGCACTAATGCTCTTATAAGGGATGTAAATCATTAGAGTAATGCAAGAGCAATTACCGAGATGGCTAAGAACGGCCTGAACATAAAAAAGCCCCGTATTAAACGAGGCTACATAGATATATAGACGAGCTATTTATCGAAACTAAACTCGATATATGCATTACCAAATTCTGATGAGAGCGGAATGATAACAATTGGACCATCAGCCATGTGATGAATAGAGTGATTTGGGCCAGAGACTACCATTGGCGTTGCCATATCAAACTCAATACCTTTTTCACTTAGCATGCGTTTAGCGCCACCGGTCACCATGTTGGTAATTTCGCCAACTAAATCAGTAATCTCATCATTGATCTCATCAGGGCCTTCACCGACCATTTTTTTCATCGTAGCGAGTGCTAACTTACTTTCAAAGGTAATAGATAAAGACCCTTTAGTTTGCTCGCTTACCATGCCAATTAACCCTGAAACATCGCCTTTAGCTATTTCATTTTTTTTCAGACGAGGTTTTTCAGGCGTTAGATCCATTTGCGCCATGGTGGACATAACGTTAAGCATCGAGGAAAGAAAGGGGTTAATAAACTCAGCATTCATGAATGTTTTCCAAAGGCTCATTTTAATATAGTGATGCAATTTGCACATTTATGAGCAAAATTTAAATCAGACTGTATTAATTATTATTTTTTATTTCATTAATAATAACTGATCTGTTGAAAGTTAGGCTACCTTTTATCTGCGGATCACTAAAATTAACTGTATTGACTTGTTTAGCGTATCGTTCGGTTAGCAAGCTATTGGTTATATTTAGACCTATTAAAGCATGATAAAATTCAGCTTCTTGGTAAATAAAAATATTACCCTTGTTCACTTCAAGGCCTACCCAATTTAACGAGATAGGTTGATCTTGATAATGTAGTTGAAAATGCGCTTCAATATATTGTCGAATATAGTTTTCGTAATCTGGGTGCGCAACTGAGAAATGGATCTGTTTAGTTTCGGCAATAGCGTTGTCAATATCATGAGCGGTTATTTGATGGATAACCTCAATCGATTGGCTTCGCTCATTAAGCGATAAATCAGTGATGCTAAAAAAGTAACGGTGGGCAACCGCGTTTGCGGTTAGCCCACACAATAGCAAAACAAAAAAGCGTTTAGCTAGGTTTAACGACATTATTGTTGTTCAACCTCTTCCTTTTCTTCTTTGTTTTTCTCTTCTTTATCATTAGCACTTTTTAATTCAACATTGTAATCGCGCATCATGTCATCTTTCTTGCGTTTGTATAAATCAAAGCGAGATTTAATTGGACGTGCAGGCCAGTAGTTGTTACTCACATCTACATCGGCTGTTTCCCAATTAGGATCAATTGCGATACCGGTTAATTCTTTTTCACGAACAAGTAATTTAGATACTATTTTGCTGTTACGGCGCCAGATTTCAGCCGGTAATGTTACCCGTTCAGTCGTATTGTCAGCATAAGTTAGCTCTAAAATAATCGGCATAACTAGCCCACCTTTATTTTCAAAATCAACAATGTAGAAGTTTCTTTCGTCAACAAGTAGGTCTTTTTGCCATTGCTCTAGCTTTGCATTACTTTTGTTATATTTGTTACGTGCTGCATTGGTGGCAGTAAACTTATCATGCTCATTGTAAAAATCTAATAATTCAGGTTTATCGTCTGTTCTAACCCACTGATCTTTATTACGAACTTTGCTGATAAAATCAGGTTTTTCGTTGTCTAGAGCACGTTCCCATGCTTCTTCTGTATCCGGGTTTTGGCTATTTGGACGATACAAATGAATATTACCTAAAGCAATATCAACATGATCTGTGGTGTAGAACCAACCACGCCAAAACCAGTCTAAGTCAACACCTGAAGCATCTTCCATCGTACGGAAAAAATCAGCAGGGGTAGGGCGTTTAAACTTCCAACGTTGTGCGTATTCTTTGAAAGCAAAATCAAATAATTCACGGCCCATAACGGTTTCACGTAAAATGTTTAATGCCGTTGCTGGCTTGCCGTAAGCGTTGTTACCAAATTGCAAAATAGATTCTGAGTTGGTCATGATAGGGACTTGGTTGTCACTTTTCATGTAGCTGGTAATATTGGCAGCATCACCGCGGCGAGATGGGTAACCTTCTTCCCATGCTTGCTCAGCAACAAATTGTAGAAAAGTATTTAAACCTTCATCCATCCAGGTCCACTGACGTTCGTCAGAGTTAACAATCATTGGGAAATAGTTATGTCCCACTTCATGAATAATAACGCCAATTAGGCCGTATTTAGTTCTGCGAGAATAGGTTTTTTCACCGGTTTCTTTATCTAAAGTCGGGCGTGGACCGTTGAAAGTGATCATCGGGTATTCCATTCCGCCAACAGGGCCATTTACCGAGATAGAAACAGGGTATGGATAAGCAAAAGTATACTTATTATATTGTTCCATGGTGTGGATTATCGACTCAGTCGAATATTTTTCCCATAACGGATTACCTTCATTCGGGTAGTAAGACATTGCCATAGTGTCGGTTTTACCGCCTTTATAACCCTGTGCATCCCAAATAAATTTACGACTTGAGGCAAAAGCAAAATCTCGTACGTTTTTAGCTTCAAATTCCCATGTTTTGGTTGTGGTAGCACGAGATTTTTCGTTTTCTAAAGCTTCTTCAGGCGTAATAATTAAGACTGGCTTATCAGCTTTCTTTGCTTTTGTTAAACGATCACGCTGAGTTTTTGTTAATACGTCTTTTGGATTTTGTAAAACACCGGTCGCTGCAACAACATGATCAGCAGGAACAGTAATGCTAACGTCATAATCACCAAATTCTAAAGTGAACTCACCGCTACCAATAAACTGCTTATTTTGCCAACCCATTACGTCATAATAAGCCGCGGCACGAGGAAACCAGCTAGCAATTTCGTAAAGGTAATTGTCGTCTTCTTTAAAATATTCGTAACCTGAACGACCACCTAAAACTTTTTGCTCATGTAATTGGTAATTCCAATTAATATTGAGCTCTACGCTCTTACCGGTTTTTAGTGCTTTTGGAAGATCGATGCGCATCATAGTGCCATTAATAACATAACTTAAGGCTTTGCCGTTTGAACCGGTCACCTTAGTAATATCATAACCGCCTTGAAACTCATCTGTTTCAATCGCATTTCGCAGACCACTATAGGTAATTTTTTTACTAGGAGCTGTACGGGTTGTTTTTGCTCCAGCATTGTCTGCTAATTTATTTTGGTCTAATTGCAACCATAAATAACGAAGGGTATCAGGAGAGTTGTTAGTGTAATCAATGGTTTCGCTACCTGACAACGTTTGCTTCTCGTCATCTAACGTAATATCAATTTTATAATCAACTGCTTGTTGCCAATATTGATGGCCTGGTGCGCCAGAGGCTGTTCGATAGGTATTGGGTGTTGGTAAGTTCTCTTCCAACTGACGAAATTTATCGTCACTTATGCTACTTTTTGCTAAAGCGTTGCTACTAACAGCTACACATAAGCAAATTAAGGCAGATTTAATTGAGTGTTTCATGACTTTCCTGCTGAATTTGAATCGAATAAATTTTATTATTAACTACTCTTTATAACATTTTTTTAACTAATTGGTTAGGCTGTATAATTGGAATATGCGATAAATTGTTGAAAAAACAAGCTGAGTTGTTACAAGGTTTTACTTACGGGCTTAATTACGGGTTGCGGGGCAGTTAAAAAGAACCTTAAAATAATCAGTAGTAGGTCGAAATTGAGCTTTTCTCTCTCGATTTATTGGGTTATATAGACTTTATTGTAGCTCAGTGATATCAAGAATTGGAGCTATGAAATTCAGTAAATTACGGTATTAATTCTGACAGTCGATAACATTACCAATACAAATAACTCAATTGTTTTGTAACCTCTCTAACAGAAGACGCAAAGTTCATATAACTGGAGTCTTATAATATTTACCGGATATAAGTTTTTTAACTTTACTGATTGTTTTCACAGTAATAAAATAGTCACAGCTTCCAACCATCTATATTATATTTGCCAATATTAACTTAACAGTAAATAGTATTTTTTATAAAAAAGGATTTTTATGTTTTCAACATTTCTAAAATCAATACTGATTTTTAATCGCTCACAAAATCAAGCGCCAAACTTTATGCTAGTCTATTTTTTAATATCGCTGGTTTGGCATTATCAATTTTTCATTACTTTTGTGGGCAGCAATGGCGATTTTAGTCATAGATTAAATGCAGCTCTAACGGAAAGCTCATTTCAATATGGCGTAGTTTTATTCTTCACTTTATTGTTTTTTATCGTACGTTTGTTGATGTTATATTCCGTTAATAAAACCGATCAATTTATCGAGGCAGACGAACCTATTGAAGCTAAAATAGGCAGCGATCAAGTTTTCACCGAGAATAAAGACGTGGTGCGTTTATTGGCGTTATTGGAAGAAACCAAAGCACAATTAGCGAAAGTAAAAGTACGTGAAA includes the following:
- a CDS encoding secondary thiamine-phosphate synthase enzyme YjbQ; protein product: MWQQVELTLKPYQRGFHLITADIEQVLAEFFPVKIGLLHLFIKHSSASLTINENADPTVRDDMERHFNQFVPENAPYYRHTYEGPDDMPAHIKASTLGSSVSIPLKNGQMNLGLWQGIYLGEHRDYGSPRTLVITASGE
- a CDS encoding chemotaxis protein CheX; translation: MNAEFINPFLSSMLNVMSTMAQMDLTPEKPRLKKNEIAKGDVSGLIGMVSEQTKGSLSITFESKLALATMKKMVGEGPDEINDEITDLVGEITNMVTGGAKRMLSEKGIEFDMATPMVVSGPNHSIHHMADGPIVIIPLSSEFGNAYIEFSFDK
- a CDS encoding DUF6702 family protein, whose protein sequence is MSLNLAKRFFVLLLCGLTANAVAHRYFFSITDLSLNERSQSIEVIHQITAHDIDNAIAETKQIHFSVAHPDYENYIRQYIEAHFQLHYQDQPISLNWVGLEVNKGNIFIYQEAEFYHALIGLNITNSLLTERYAKQVNTVNFSDPQIKGSLTFNRSVIINEIKNNN
- a CDS encoding M1 family metallopeptidase, with the translated sequence MKHSIKSALICLCVAVSSNALAKSSISDDKFRQLEENLPTPNTYRTASGAPGHQYWQQAVDYKIDITLDDEKQTLSGSETIDYTNNSPDTLRYLWLQLDQNKLADNAGAKTTRTAPSKKITYSGLRNAIETDEFQGGYDITKVTGSNGKALSYVINGTMMRIDLPKALKTGKSVELNINWNYQLHEQKVLGGRSGYEYFKEDDNYLYEIASWFPRAAAYYDVMGWQNKQFIGSGEFTLEFGDYDVSITVPADHVVAATGVLQNPKDVLTKTQRDRLTKAKKADKPVLIITPEEALENEKSRATTTKTWEFEAKNVRDFAFASSRKFIWDAQGYKGGKTDTMAMSYYPNEGNPLWEKYSTESIIHTMEQYNKYTFAYPYPVSISVNGPVGGMEYPMITFNGPRPTLDKETGEKTYSRRTKYGLIGVIIHEVGHNYFPMIVNSDERQWTWMDEGLNTFLQFVAEQAWEEGYPSRRGDAANITSYMKSDNQVPIMTNSESILQFGNNAYGKPATALNILRETVMGRELFDFAFKEYAQRWKFKRPTPADFFRTMEDASGVDLDWFWRGWFYTTDHVDIALGNIHLYRPNSQNPDTEEAWERALDNEKPDFISKVRNKDQWVRTDDKPELLDFYNEHDKFTATNAARNKYNKSNAKLEQWQKDLLVDERNFYIVDFENKGGLVMPIILELTYADNTTERVTLPAEIWRRNSKIVSKLLVREKELTGIAIDPNWETADVDVSNNYWPARPIKSRFDLYKRKKDDMMRDYNVELKSANDKEEKNKEEKEEVEQQ